One segment of Sulfobacillus thermosulfidooxidans DSM 9293 DNA contains the following:
- a CDS encoding proline dehydrogenase family protein, with product MFRQLILGVGNNWLVSQAMQQYGMRLGASRFVAGSELDDAIKVVKDLNRDGIRATLDHLGESITRAEEAIQARDSYLRMLEVIHQEGVQSHVSLKLTMMGLNLSVDMARENLRQIVAKAHDYGNFVRIDMEDSRFTTDTLNLFQEIWSEYPANVGVVLQAYLYRTMDDLKTLSGVGRNLRIVKGAYMEPVSVAFPSKPDVDDNYVRLVEYSLSHGNYTAVATHDEVIIGHVLRYVKDHHIAADQFEFQMLYGVKYSVLRDLAREGYQTRVYVPWGRDWYAYYLRRIAERPANLLFFARNLVKR from the coding sequence GTGTTTAGGCAGCTTATTTTAGGTGTGGGCAATAATTGGTTGGTCTCACAAGCTATGCAACAATACGGCATGCGCTTGGGAGCCAGTCGCTTTGTCGCAGGATCAGAATTGGATGACGCCATTAAAGTGGTCAAAGATTTGAACCGTGATGGAATTAGGGCCACTTTAGATCATCTAGGTGAATCCATAACCCGAGCCGAAGAGGCGATACAAGCGCGTGACAGTTATCTGCGAATGCTTGAGGTGATTCACCAAGAAGGCGTTCAGTCCCATGTTTCTCTCAAATTAACCATGATGGGACTAAATTTATCCGTAGACATGGCCCGGGAAAATCTCCGGCAAATTGTCGCCAAAGCCCATGATTATGGAAATTTTGTGCGTATCGACATGGAGGATTCCCGGTTTACGACGGATACACTTAATTTATTTCAAGAGATTTGGTCGGAATACCCCGCTAATGTTGGGGTCGTATTGCAAGCCTATCTCTATCGGACGATGGATGATTTGAAGACATTATCCGGTGTCGGTAGAAACTTACGAATTGTCAAAGGTGCATATATGGAACCGGTGTCGGTGGCCTTTCCGTCAAAGCCCGATGTCGACGACAATTATGTACGCCTGGTCGAATATAGTTTGTCTCATGGAAATTATACGGCTGTCGCCACACATGACGAGGTCATTATTGGCCATGTATTGCGATATGTAAAAGATCATCACATTGCTGCTGACCAGTTCGAATTCCAAATGCTTTATGGCGTCAAATATTCAGTGCTCCGCGATCTCGCACGCGAGGGCTATCAAACCCGGGTCTATGTCCCTTGGGGACGGGATTGGTATGCCTATTATCTCCGCCGTATTGCGGAAAGGCCGGCAAATCTTTTGTTCTTTGCACGAAATCTGGTGAAGCGGTAA
- the truA gene encoding tRNA pseudouridine(38-40) synthase TruA, translated as MYLRLFIAYDGTDFAGFQKQPNRRTVQGELEHHLQHLLGPGTVYGASRTDAGVHARGQVVVWTGRVAVPVEKIVAVMNRRLPSDLVIRHVDWVPDTFRPTYDAQAKYYSYRIWRGSSVPWPGTARYVAIIERPLSWVTLNQAARLIVGQHDFWAFRSEGSSAQTTIRHVFLSKWTMEDEGNIWRYDIGADGFLYHMVRRLVGAMILCAERGDISLIQHGLEHPRSTKVGFVAPAKGLILERIDYDNT; from the coding sequence ATGTATTTGCGGCTTTTTATCGCCTATGACGGGACAGATTTCGCGGGATTTCAAAAACAACCCAACCGGCGTACCGTGCAAGGCGAATTAGAACATCATTTGCAACACCTCTTAGGCCCGGGTACGGTTTACGGCGCTAGTCGAACCGACGCTGGGGTCCATGCCCGAGGGCAAGTTGTGGTGTGGACCGGAAGAGTTGCGGTACCCGTTGAAAAAATTGTTGCCGTGATGAATCGAAGACTGCCATCTGATTTGGTCATTCGGCACGTTGATTGGGTGCCCGATACATTTCGGCCTACCTATGATGCTCAAGCCAAATATTATAGTTACCGGATATGGCGGGGATCATCTGTCCCATGGCCCGGAACGGCCAGGTATGTCGCGATAATTGAACGTCCTTTATCGTGGGTAACCCTTAACCAGGCGGCGCGCTTAATCGTGGGACAGCATGATTTTTGGGCTTTTCGCTCAGAAGGGTCTTCAGCCCAAACGACCATACGGCACGTATTTTTAAGTAAATGGACGATGGAGGACGAGGGCAATATTTGGCGCTATGATATTGGTGCGGATGGATTCTTATACCATATGGTCCGCAGACTGGTTGGCGCTATGATTCTTTGTGCGGAACGGGGCGATATATCCTTGATTCAGCACGGCCTTGAACATCCGCGCAGTACAAAAGTCGGGTTTGTTGCGCCTGCCAAAGGCTTAATCTTAGAACGCATTGACTATGACAATACATGA
- a CDS encoding energy-coupling factor transporter transmembrane component T produces MAIAASLNPLVLLQALLLGVIILFATHQLWLLVVEIVLLTVGYYGLRISLSYREKWGLVVGAVLWAILAFINNPHSSWPSAFWDGIRFGAVLSFSLAILKLRPPVHIIHYLEHALKRFIGPKPLIGQMALMALLVMRYIPELRRSAKRVTTDVRMRRQLVGDRGQWRDRLRFLTPLIMISILRSDYIAESIWARGWRPHLIPQVAPWTVRDTIISMIIWVIFLITWKVLI; encoded by the coding sequence ATGGCGATTGCAGCATCCTTAAATCCACTAGTCCTGCTGCAAGCACTATTACTCGGCGTTATCATCCTTTTTGCTACCCACCAACTTTGGCTGCTGGTCGTGGAGATCGTTCTGCTTACGGTAGGTTATTATGGTTTGCGAATTTCTTTGAGTTACCGTGAAAAATGGGGTCTTGTGGTAGGCGCCGTTTTGTGGGCTATCTTGGCTTTCATCAACAACCCTCATAGCTCATGGCCCTCTGCCTTTTGGGATGGTATACGGTTTGGTGCTGTCTTAAGCTTTAGTCTTGCAATACTGAAGTTACGTCCACCAGTCCACATCATCCATTATCTAGAACACGCATTGAAAAGATTTATCGGTCCGAAACCCCTTATTGGCCAAATGGCCTTAATGGCCTTACTGGTCATGCGCTATATACCCGAATTGCGACGGAGTGCTAAACGGGTGACAACAGACGTCCGCATGCGGCGACAGTTAGTCGGCGATAGAGGTCAGTGGAGGGATAGGTTGCGGTTTTTGACACCCCTGATTATGATCAGTATCTTACGGAGTGATTATATTGCGGAATCCATTTGGGCCAGGGGGTGGCGACCTCATCTTATTCCTCAAGTGGCACCATGGACGGTACGGGATACAATAATCAGTATGATAATCTGGGTTATTTTCTTAATAACGTGGAAAGTGTTGATCTAA
- a CDS encoding ATP-binding cassette domain-containing protein: protein MAIVVHDVILPYSQLRIPLWSAPEKGLFAVVGPNGSGKSQFFSLLMGALKPLTGSVTRNTARIGYVMQHPEHQLTETTVKEEVLWPFKRVTQQDPTFMSKLDAVIKRWDLKPLWNQSPWTLSTGQKRRVILAIYDLLDPDILLLDEPTEGLDGWWKNELTLWLKSQEFARLTLLISHDWPWMLSFIASGFWCENVLKSQPDDLGQLWYAHSLPTTNPLELLWRDLLTRHAPVSPRAWINSQRAREEVVRLWRLQHP from the coding sequence ATGGCGATCGTAGTCCATGATGTCATTCTTCCCTATTCACAACTGCGCATACCCTTGTGGTCTGCCCCAGAAAAAGGCTTATTCGCGGTGGTGGGCCCGAATGGTTCTGGAAAGAGCCAATTTTTTTCGCTCTTAATGGGCGCCTTAAAACCCCTAACCGGATCGGTGACGAGGAACACCGCACGCATCGGGTATGTCATGCAACATCCAGAGCATCAATTAACCGAGACCACAGTCAAAGAAGAAGTCCTGTGGCCCTTTAAACGCGTCACGCAACAAGACCCGACTTTTATGAGCAAACTCGATGCGGTCATCAAGCGCTGGGATCTCAAGCCTTTGTGGAATCAATCGCCGTGGACATTAAGTACAGGCCAGAAACGACGGGTGATTTTAGCCATATACGATCTGCTAGACCCCGATATTTTATTGTTAGACGAACCGACAGAAGGACTCGATGGATGGTGGAAGAATGAATTAACCTTGTGGCTTAAAAGCCAGGAGTTCGCTCGTTTGACCTTACTTATCAGTCATGATTGGCCGTGGATGTTGTCCTTTATTGCCAGCGGATTTTGGTGTGAGAACGTTTTAAAATCCCAACCGGACGACCTCGGTCAGTTATGGTATGCGCATTCTTTGCCCACCACGAATCCTTTGGAGCTGTTATGGCGCGATCTCCTGACACGTCATGCGCCCGTATCCCCACGCGCATGGATCAATTCTCAAAGGGCGCGAGAAGAGGTGGTCAGATTATGGCGATTGCAGCATCCTTAA
- a CDS encoding energy-coupling factor ABC transporter ATP-binding protein, translated as MDVIFDHVVVRYDTQKSNALGPVDLTVRGGECVFISGPNGGGKTTFARVMAGIIAPFRGTLRLADGTPRDKWPRDYVGWLQQEPEHQVVGITVEDDVGLSALWHASTHQEAQERTNRALEATQLERLRHRAAETLSGGELHRAAVAGILAQNARIVVADEPETMLDGWGKQQIFDILRHVKRRGLTLFIISHDAQWAQLADRYLWIEDGTVHEMNYQALATRLADEWRGFVEEMKSLTGRQDLDMWDIKEVSQYLWRS; from the coding sequence ATGGATGTCATATTTGACCACGTTGTGGTTCGATATGATACGCAAAAGAGCAACGCACTTGGCCCCGTGGACTTGACGGTTCGCGGGGGTGAGTGCGTTTTTATTTCGGGTCCGAATGGTGGCGGTAAAACTACCTTCGCGCGCGTAATGGCGGGTATTATTGCGCCGTTTCGTGGAACCTTGAGACTAGCGGACGGGACCCCGCGGGACAAATGGCCTCGTGATTATGTCGGATGGTTGCAACAAGAGCCAGAACATCAAGTGGTTGGAATAACCGTAGAAGATGATGTGGGGCTTAGTGCACTATGGCATGCGTCGACACACCAAGAAGCCCAGGAACGGACGAACCGGGCCTTAGAGGCAACACAATTGGAACGTCTTCGCCACCGTGCTGCGGAGACGTTGTCTGGTGGCGAATTGCACCGGGCTGCTGTCGCCGGGATATTGGCCCAAAATGCCCGAATTGTGGTGGCCGATGAACCCGAGACAATGCTCGACGGATGGGGAAAACAACAAATCTTTGATATCTTGCGCCACGTAAAACGCCGTGGGCTCACACTGTTTATTATTAGCCATGATGCCCAGTGGGCGCAGCTTGCAGATCGCTATCTTTGGATTGAGGACGGAACCGTACATGAAATGAACTACCAGGCGTTAGCGACCCGTCTGGCCGATGAGTGGAGAGGGTTTGTGGAAGAGATGAAGAGTTTGACAGGCCGCCAAGATCTGGATATGTGGGACATTAAAGAAGTGAGTCAATATTTATGGCGATCGTAG
- the rplQ gene encoding 50S ribosomal protein L17: MHRKLGRIGGHRRAMLRNLVTSTLREERIETTVTRAKEVNRVVEHMITLAKRGDLAARRQALAYVLDEDVVTKLFTTIGPRYQDRTGGYTRIMRTGFRRGDAAPMAILELV, translated from the coding sequence ATGCATCGGAAACTAGGGCGCATTGGTGGACACCGGCGGGCAATGCTCCGTAATTTGGTGACTTCTACTCTGCGCGAGGAACGGATTGAAACCACCGTAACGCGGGCCAAAGAAGTGAACCGCGTTGTTGAGCACATGATTACCTTAGCCAAACGGGGCGATTTGGCGGCCCGTCGTCAAGCGCTCGCGTATGTATTGGATGAAGATGTGGTGACCAAATTATTTACCACGATTGGCCCCCGCTACCAGGACCGCACCGGTGGTTATACCCGCATTATGCGCACGGGTTTTCGCCGGGGCGATGCGGCACCCATGGCAATTTTAGAATTGGTTTAA
- a CDS encoding DNA-directed RNA polymerase subunit alpha has protein sequence MTEVEKPEIRRIDDGSDPKYGAFTVEPLNRGYGITLGNSLRRILLSSLPGTAVTSVRIDGVLHEFSVIPGVLEDTADIILNLKRLALRLWSDEPHILRIEKEGPGEVVAGDIIADADVDILEPDQHIAYVDEGHSLRMELTIERGRGYVSAEKNKRADQAIGVIPVDSIFSPVTKVNWRVEDTRVGHITDYDRLTLEVWTDGSLSPEEAISRGAKILSDHLRLFIELTDTVSGVEIGVQRDEDSRDRLLEMPIEELDLSVRSFNCLKRAGINTVGELTNKSDEDMMKVRNLGKKSLEEVKEKLVALGLGLRPSDE, from the coding sequence ATGACCGAGGTTGAAAAACCAGAAATTCGACGGATTGACGATGGGTCGGATCCGAAATATGGAGCATTTACGGTCGAACCGCTTAACCGGGGTTATGGAATAACCCTCGGGAATTCACTGCGGCGGATATTGCTGTCCTCATTACCGGGGACCGCTGTGACGTCCGTGCGCATTGACGGGGTTCTGCATGAGTTTTCTGTGATTCCCGGTGTGCTTGAGGATACCGCAGACATCATATTGAACTTGAAACGTTTAGCGTTGCGATTGTGGTCTGACGAACCTCATATCCTTCGTATTGAAAAAGAAGGACCGGGAGAAGTGGTCGCAGGAGATATCATTGCGGACGCCGATGTAGACATTTTAGAACCCGATCAACACATCGCCTATGTCGATGAAGGGCACTCGTTACGAATGGAATTAACCATCGAACGTGGGCGCGGCTATGTTTCCGCTGAAAAGAACAAACGTGCCGATCAAGCCATTGGTGTCATTCCCGTCGACTCGATTTTTAGCCCAGTTACTAAGGTCAACTGGCGTGTCGAAGATACTCGTGTCGGTCACATTACTGACTACGACCGTCTTACCTTGGAAGTGTGGACGGATGGGTCCCTTAGCCCCGAAGAAGCCATCTCTCGTGGTGCTAAAATCCTTTCAGATCACTTACGCTTGTTTATCGAATTAACCGATACGGTTTCGGGTGTAGAAATTGGTGTTCAACGCGATGAGGATTCTCGAGATCGCCTGTTAGAAATGCCCATCGAAGAGCTCGATCTGTCGGTGCGATCGTTTAATTGTCTCAAACGTGCAGGGATTAACACGGTCGGAGAATTGACCAACAAGTCGGACGAAGACATGATGAAAGTGCGCAACTTGGGGAAGAAGTCTTTAGAAGAGGTTAAAGAAAAATTAGTGGCGTTAGGTTTAGGCCTGCGTCCATCTGATGAGTAA
- the rpsD gene encoding 30S ribosomal protein S4: MARYTGPVCRLCRREGVKLYLKGDKCYTDKCPVTRRAYPPGQHGQGRRKLSEYGVQLREKQKARRTYGIMEGQFSRYFEKASAKKGVTGELLLQLLERRLDNVVYRMGFASSRAEARQLVRHNHFAVNGRRVNIPSYSVKPGDVVEVREGSRQKPRFKAMLEAPARTVPAWLEVEREQWRGTVVRLPNRDEIDTPVQEQLIIEYYSR, encoded by the coding sequence ATGGCACGTTATACAGGACCAGTTTGCCGGTTGTGCCGGCGTGAAGGAGTTAAATTATATCTAAAAGGGGACAAGTGTTACACCGATAAATGTCCGGTGACACGACGCGCGTATCCCCCGGGGCAGCATGGCCAAGGACGCCGTAAACTTTCTGAGTACGGGGTACAGCTACGAGAAAAGCAAAAAGCTCGTAGGACCTATGGAATCATGGAGGGTCAGTTCTCACGGTACTTCGAGAAAGCTTCGGCGAAGAAAGGTGTCACTGGTGAGCTTTTGCTTCAGCTTTTAGAGCGTCGCTTGGATAATGTGGTGTATCGTATGGGGTTTGCGTCGTCACGAGCCGAAGCCCGTCAATTGGTACGTCACAATCACTTCGCCGTGAATGGTCGGCGGGTGAATATACCGTCATATTCGGTTAAACCCGGTGACGTCGTCGAAGTGCGCGAAGGAAGCCGCCAAAAACCCCGGTTTAAAGCGATGTTGGAGGCCCCGGCACGGACAGTACCAGCGTGGCTTGAAGTTGAACGGGAGCAATGGCGTGGAACCGTGGTAAGATTGCCAAACCGTGATGAGATTGATACACCCGTTCAGGAGCAGCTCATTATTGAGTACTACTCGCGTTAG
- the rpsK gene encoding 30S ribosomal protein S11: MAGSRRSTKTRRRDRRHVDRGTAHIRSTFNNTIVTITDTQGNALSWASSGQAGFKGSRKSTPFAAQMAAETAAKAAMEYGLKEVEVLVKGPGSGREAAIRALQAAGLEVSMIKDVTPIPHNGCRPPKRRRV; this comes from the coding sequence ATGGCAGGCAGTCGTCGTAGCACTAAAACCCGTCGCCGTGACAGGCGCCACGTGGATCGTGGAACGGCCCACATTCGGTCGACGTTTAATAATACTATTGTCACCATTACAGATACTCAAGGCAATGCCTTATCATGGGCATCATCAGGTCAAGCGGGCTTTAAGGGATCACGGAAAAGCACACCGTTTGCCGCTCAAATGGCCGCCGAAACCGCTGCTAAGGCCGCGATGGAATACGGTCTGAAAGAAGTTGAGGTTCTGGTTAAAGGACCGGGATCGGGACGTGAAGCAGCCATTCGAGCACTTCAAGCCGCCGGTCTTGAAGTTAGTATGATCAAAGATGTCACACCTATTCCTCATAATGGGTGCCGACCGCCAAAAAGGCGACGAGTATAA
- the rpsM gene encoding 30S ribosomal protein S13 produces the protein MARIAGIDLPRDKRIEAALPYIYGIGWSASRKILAKTQVDPDTRVRDLTEDEVARIRELVDREYRVEGDLRREIQMNIKRLIDIGTYRGLRHRRGLPVRGQRTKTNARTRKGPRRTVGAKRKK, from the coding sequence GTGGCACGTATTGCAGGAATTGATTTACCGCGTGATAAGCGGATAGAGGCTGCACTGCCGTATATCTATGGCATTGGGTGGTCGGCATCGCGAAAAATTCTCGCTAAGACACAAGTCGACCCCGATACGCGGGTTCGCGATTTAACGGAAGACGAGGTAGCCCGCATTCGGGAACTTGTTGACCGGGAATACCGTGTGGAAGGGGATCTGCGCCGGGAAATTCAGATGAACATCAAACGGCTAATCGACATTGGTACCTACCGCGGTCTTCGTCACCGCCGGGGATTACCAGTGCGAGGGCAACGAACTAAAACCAATGCCCGCACCCGTAAAGGCCCGCGTCGCACCGTCGGAGCGAAACGCAAGAAGTAA
- the rpmJ gene encoding 50S ribosomal protein L36 gives MKVRASVKPICEKCKVIKRHGRVLVICENPKHKQAQG, from the coding sequence ATGAAGGTACGAGCATCTGTGAAGCCCATTTGTGAAAAGTGCAAAGTGATTAAACGGCATGGCCGTGTGTTGGTCATCTGTGAAAATCCCAAGCACAAACAAGCACAAGGCTAA
- the infA gene encoding translation initiation factor IF-1, which yields MAKEDAIEVEGTVIEPLPNAMFRVELANGHKVLAHISGKIRMHFIKILPGDKVTVQLSPYDLTRGRITYRYK from the coding sequence GTGGCAAAAGAAGACGCGATTGAGGTCGAGGGAACAGTCATTGAGCCATTGCCAAATGCGATGTTTCGTGTTGAGTTAGCGAATGGTCATAAGGTGCTGGCGCACATCTCGGGCAAGATTCGTATGCATTTTATCAAAATTTTGCCGGGGGATAAGGTCACGGTCCAGTTGTCGCCCTACGATCTGACTCGCGGACGAATCACCTATCGGTACAAGTGA
- the map gene encoding type I methionyl aminopeptidase encodes MIELKSMRDKEKMRKAGLVVAEVLQILKKAVRPGITTKELDHIADSEIRARGAVPIFKGYHGYPASVCVSVNHEVVHGIPGARRLKEHDLVSLDLGAVMDSFVGDAALSVFVGEPPDDRAALLLRVTEESLYAGIQAAQPGGHLGDISHAVQEHVERHGFSVVRDYVGHGIGHQMHEDPQVPNYGPAGRGILLKPGLALAIEPMVNAGAYDVDVLDDGWTVVTRDGSLSAHFEHTIFITDHGPEILTRID; translated from the coding sequence ATGATTGAACTCAAGAGTATGCGGGATAAAGAAAAGATGCGTAAGGCTGGTCTCGTGGTGGCCGAAGTCCTGCAGATCCTGAAAAAAGCTGTCCGTCCCGGCATTACCACCAAGGAACTCGATCACATCGCCGATTCGGAAATCCGAGCACGAGGTGCTGTGCCCATCTTCAAAGGTTACCATGGTTATCCTGCCAGTGTCTGTGTGTCAGTCAATCATGAAGTCGTTCACGGCATTCCCGGGGCGAGACGGTTAAAAGAACATGACCTCGTCAGTCTCGATTTAGGTGCGGTCATGGATTCATTTGTCGGAGACGCGGCCCTGTCGGTGTTTGTTGGTGAGCCACCGGATGACCGAGCGGCTTTGCTTCTTCGGGTGACGGAGGAATCCTTGTACGCGGGGATTCAAGCGGCACAGCCGGGCGGTCATTTAGGAGACATTTCTCATGCAGTTCAAGAGCATGTGGAACGGCATGGGTTCTCGGTTGTCCGCGATTATGTGGGACACGGTATTGGCCACCAGATGCATGAAGATCCTCAAGTTCCCAATTATGGACCCGCTGGCCGCGGGATTTTGCTCAAACCTGGCCTGGCTTTGGCTATCGAACCGATGGTCAACGCCGGTGCTTACGATGTCGATGTGTTAGATGACGGCTGGACCGTGGTTACCCGCGATGGATCATTATCCGCGCATTTTGAACACACGATTTTTATAACGGACCACGGTCCTGAAATATTGACTCGAATTGATTGA
- a CDS encoding adenylate kinase — translation MNLVLLGAPGAGKGTQAKRLAEYYSIPHISTGDIFRRNLSEGTPLGKRAQSYMSEGRLVPDDITEAMVDDRLQQADTHNGFILDGFPRNVHQADALAGMLAERQLSLTAVIYIDVPHDILVERLVGRRVCSTCGTTFHVIFDPPAVEGVCEVCGGTLVQRPDDQPETVETRLNVYMEETAPLIDFYRERGLLVKIDGTEPVDVVTQNIIIRLGAEHD, via the coding sequence ATCAACTTGGTCCTGTTAGGGGCACCTGGGGCGGGTAAAGGTACCCAGGCAAAGCGCCTGGCAGAATACTATTCGATTCCGCATATATCCACCGGGGACATTTTCAGGCGCAACTTAAGTGAAGGAACGCCACTCGGAAAACGAGCCCAGAGTTACATGTCAGAAGGTCGGCTGGTACCCGATGACATTACCGAAGCGATGGTGGACGACCGTTTGCAACAAGCTGACACGCACAATGGCTTCATCCTTGACGGGTTCCCGAGGAATGTTCACCAAGCCGATGCCTTGGCTGGGATGCTTGCCGAGCGACAATTAAGCCTCACCGCAGTCATTTACATTGACGTGCCTCATGACATATTAGTAGAGCGCCTCGTCGGACGACGGGTGTGCTCTACCTGCGGCACGACGTTCCATGTAATCTTTGATCCCCCTGCAGTGGAGGGTGTATGTGAGGTCTGTGGTGGGACGTTGGTACAGCGTCCGGACGACCAACCCGAAACCGTAGAAACGCGGCTTAACGTTTATATGGAAGAAACTGCGCCCCTGATCGATTTTTATCGTGAACGAGGATTGTTGGTGAAGATTGATGGAACCGAGCCGGTTGATGTGGTCACACAAAATATCATTATCCGGCTGGGGGCAGAGCATGATTGA
- the secY gene encoding preprotein translocase subunit SecY — protein sequence MAQNMMNAFRASDLNRRILFTFLMLVVFRVGAHVPIPGVHASVIQSLFLHGATIFALLNLFSGGATATLSIFALSIIPYINASIIMQLMTVVIPTVEEWSKEGEEGQKKMTKVTRWLSLGLGALQSLGIAYYLYNYSSNGEFAYIHHTIASLLLTALLLLTGSTILMWVGEEITDKGIGNGISLLVFFGIISRLPFGVEQLYKYIQAGIISWPKIIIFLIVAVIIIAAVVFVNEGQRKIPVQYPKRVVGRRMYQGQNTHLPIRVNQAGVIPVIFAISLLILPYTIGQFFKGGWVSELERYFGFTSPLYIVAEFVLVVVFTFFYTQVVFKVDDVADNLKKGGGYIPGIRPGRPTAEYLGRVSTRLTLIGAIFLGIVAILPSFVTMGMGVNGLYFGGTSLLIIVGVALDTLKQMQAQMLMKQYQGFMK from the coding sequence GTGGCACAAAATATGATGAATGCGTTCCGGGCGTCAGACTTGAACAGGCGTATACTGTTTACCTTCTTGATGCTGGTCGTATTTCGTGTGGGCGCCCATGTGCCAATCCCGGGCGTCCACGCATCCGTCATTCAAAGCCTGTTTTTACACGGGGCGACCATTTTTGCTTTATTGAACCTGTTTTCGGGTGGAGCGACGGCCACGTTATCAATATTTGCCTTGAGTATCATTCCGTATATTAATGCCAGTATTATCATGCAATTGATGACGGTGGTTATTCCCACAGTGGAAGAATGGTCCAAGGAAGGCGAAGAGGGTCAGAAAAAAATGACGAAGGTCACCCGGTGGTTATCACTGGGACTCGGGGCCTTACAGTCTTTAGGCATTGCTTACTATTTGTACAATTACTCATCAAATGGTGAATTTGCCTATATTCATCACACCATCGCCAGTTTATTGCTGACGGCCTTGTTGCTGTTGACCGGGTCCACCATCTTGATGTGGGTGGGCGAAGAAATCACTGACAAGGGAATAGGAAACGGCATTTCCCTTTTGGTGTTTTTCGGGATAATCTCCCGGTTACCGTTTGGTGTCGAGCAACTGTACAAGTACATTCAAGCCGGGATTATTAGCTGGCCTAAGATCATTATCTTCTTAATCGTGGCCGTCATTATCATTGCGGCAGTGGTTTTTGTTAATGAGGGTCAGAGGAAAATTCCGGTGCAATATCCCAAACGTGTGGTGGGGCGCCGGATGTACCAGGGGCAAAATACGCATCTGCCTATCCGGGTCAACCAAGCAGGGGTCATTCCGGTTATTTTTGCGATTTCGCTGTTGATTCTTCCCTACACGATTGGGCAGTTCTTTAAGGGTGGTTGGGTGTCCGAACTAGAACGCTATTTTGGATTCACCTCACCCCTTTATATTGTGGCCGAGTTCGTGCTGGTTGTCGTGTTCACCTTCTTTTACACGCAAGTGGTGTTTAAAGTCGATGATGTTGCTGACAATCTTAAAAAAGGCGGAGGGTATATTCCTGGAATTCGTCCCGGCCGACCCACTGCAGAATATTTGGGGCGGGTAAGTACTCGCCTAACCTTAATCGGTGCGATTTTTCTAGGCATTGTGGCCATCTTGCCGAGTTTCGTTACCATGGGCATGGGAGTTAATGGTCTGTATTTTGGCGGAACTTCATTGTTGATTATTGTAGGAGTTGCGCTCGATACATTGAAGCAGATGCAAGCGCAGATGCTGATGAAACAATATCAGGGATTTATGAAATGA
- the rplO gene encoding 50S ribosomal protein L15, whose amino-acid sequence MRLHEIQPAPGSRTKKTRRGRGLGSGLGKTAGRGHKGQKARSGGSIRPGFEGGQMPLQRRLPKRGFVNPFRVEYEVVNVGDLNQFEPNTVVTIDLLKNRRLVRRNLPVKILGEGELDRPLTVQVNAFSKSAKEKIEAVSGRAEVI is encoded by the coding sequence ATGAGACTACATGAAATTCAGCCTGCCCCCGGCAGCCGTACAAAAAAGACACGGCGCGGACGAGGATTGGGATCCGGACTGGGTAAGACAGCGGGCCGCGGTCACAAAGGTCAGAAGGCACGGTCCGGAGGAAGCATTCGCCCCGGTTTTGAGGGAGGGCAGATGCCCTTACAGCGGCGCTTACCTAAGCGGGGCTTTGTCAATCCCTTTCGCGTTGAGTACGAAGTGGTGAATGTTGGAGATTTGAACCAATTCGAACCCAACACAGTGGTTACCATTGATCTGCTGAAAAATCGCCGGCTCGTACGCCGCAATTTACCCGTTAAGATTTTAGGGGAGGGAGAACTGGACCGTCCCTTGACTGTACAGGTGAATGCATTTTCCAAGTCGGCCAAGGAAAAGATCGAGGCGGTTTCTGGACGGGCCGAGGTGATTTGA